DNA sequence from the Acidobacteriota bacterium genome:
GGTGCAGCGGTGGGAGCACCTGCAGCAGGACGAACACCGTCCCGACCCCGGCCAGCGGCCAGGTCAGGTCGCCGCCCGCCTCGACGGCGCCGACCAGCAGTCCCATCGCAATGGCGAACAGGGCCGGCAGCAGGCTGCGCACGATTAGAGCAGTCCACCAGATCGTGGCCAGGAACGGGTTGGCCCGCGGGAGGATGGCCAGGAACTTCCACTCCGGGCGGGCGCGCAGGCGTCGGATCACGGAGGCGTCCACCACGAAGCCGTTGCTCACCGGCGTCCCGCCTCGATCAGGGCCTTGACTTGCGCATCGGTGAGCCTCGATTCGTCTCCCTGCCGCGTGGCGATCTCCGCTCGCGCCACGTGCAGGTTGCCCCGCCCGGGCCCGGCGAACGTGTAGAGGGTCATGCCGGCCGCCATCGCCATGTCGACGGCCACGCTCGACGCGGCGCCCACGGACACCATCGCGGGAATGGCCGCCATGAGCGCCTTCTGCACCAGCTCGAAGCCGGCCCGGCCGCTGACGACCAGGATCCGGTCCCGGAGCGGCACCTCGTCGCGCAGCACGAAGTGGCCGATCACCTTGTCGACCGCGTTGTGGCGGCCGATGTCCTCCCGCACGCGGAGCAGCTCGCCGTCGAGCGTGAAGATGCCGGCGGCATGGATTCCCCCGGTCGCCTCGAACAGCGTCTGCGCGGCGCGAAGACGCTCCGGCAGCGCCTCGAACAGCGCAGGACGGCACTCGACCGGTGAGATCGAAGGCAACTCCTGGTCCAGGTCCTCGATCGACTCCTTGCCGCACACACCGCAGGCGGCGGTGGCTCGAAACTCGCGTTCCGGCTCC
Encoded proteins:
- a CDS encoding sulfurtransferase FdhD, with translation MPSDLAHSPALRSVAVRRRGEMLDQDLIAVEEPLEIRLDGKPLVVTMRTPGDDEELAAGFLHAEGMIAGGAEIASLRAVAGAREAAATGGAARIKVTAFAGDRVEVTLAGHAGHAAPRSATVEPEREFRATAACGVCGKESIEDLDQELPSISPVECRPALFEALPERLRAAQTLFEATGGIHAAGIFTLDGELLRVREDIGRHNAVDKVIGHFVLRDEVPLRDRILVVSGRAGFELVQKALMAAIPAMVSVGAASSVAVDMAMAAGMTLYTFAGPGRGNLHVARAEIATRQGDESRLTDAQVKALIEAGRR